The following proteins are encoded in a genomic region of Chloracidobacterium sp.:
- the dcm gene encoding DNA (cytosine-5-)-methyltransferase, giving the protein MNLTGVALRQKREEIGLSQARLSELSNIPQHILSSFELEKSTINQHSLSTLVNLLEEISSAKIKVSRKKRYQTHSFNGFVRDADRTELATITPENRNYVSLINSLERNRSTLPKSGKVISLFSGCGGFSLGFSWAGFEVMGFLELEEAYRAIYRENFPTVYELGDDIRKLEMEDIQVWKAGLGDVDVIIGGPPCQGFSLSGKRNATDQRNSLFRHYLRVVRELNPKVAIMENVRLLTSMKGPDGKLVLDHIYEDFQESGYQVKHFEINAKDYGVPQHRERVILWQREMT; this is encoded by the coding sequence ATGAACCTTACTGGCGTAGCTCTCAGACAGAAGCGAGAAGAAATAGGACTTTCACAAGCCCGATTGTCGGAATTAAGTAATATTCCTCAGCACATACTATCTTCTTTTGAACTTGAGAAATCGACTATTAATCAACACTCACTTAGCACGCTTGTAAATCTTTTAGAGGAAATTTCCTCGGCTAAAATTAAGGTTAGTAGGAAAAAAAGATACCAAACTCATTCATTCAACGGGTTTGTTAGAGATGCTGATCGAACCGAACTTGCTACAATAACTCCCGAAAATCGCAACTACGTTTCCCTGATTAACAGCCTTGAAAGAAACCGAAGTACGCTGCCTAAAAGCGGAAAAGTCATTTCGCTCTTTTCCGGCTGTGGCGGCTTTAGTTTAGGTTTTTCTTGGGCGGGGTTTGAGGTTATGGGTTTTCTGGAACTCGAAGAAGCTTATAGGGCGATATATCGTGAGAACTTTCCGACGGTCTATGAACTTGGGGATGATATTCGGAAATTAGAAATGGAGGACATTCAAGTTTGGAAAGCGGGACTTGGCGATGTTGATGTAATCATTGGTGGACCGCCGTGTCAAGGTTTTAGCCTTTCTGGTAAAAGGAATGCTACCGACCAACGAAACAGTCTCTTTCGCCATTACCTGCGTGTGGTTCGCGAACTAAATCCTAAAGTCGCGATAATGGAGAATGTTCGTCTCTTAACCTCGATGAAAGGGCCGGATGGTAAACTCGTTTTAGATCACATTTACGAAGATTTCCAGGAATCTGGCTATCAGGTCAAACACTTTGAAATTAACGCAAAAGACTATGGAGTTCCACAACACCGCGAAAGAGTGATTTTGTGGCAACGAGAAATGACCTAA